The nucleotide sequence GCGACGGCGCTGGCCGGCGAGGTTCGTGGCGATGCCGTAGAGCCACGGCCGCGCGCTCGGGAACGCCGGGTCGTAGCGGGCGCGCCCGCCGAACGCGATCAGGAACGTCTCGCCCAGCACGTCGTCGGCGACCTGGGCACCCAGCCGCCGGGCGAGGTAGCGATGGATGTGCGGGGCGTGGCGGTCGAAGACCACCGCGAACCGCTCGGGGTGCCGGAGCGACGCGGTGATGACGTCCGCGTCGTCGCCGGCTTCACCTGGTGAACTCATGAACCGCCTGCCTGTCGTGAGGCCATCTGCCGGGTTGTTGGCAGAACGGGCGATCCGGGTTCACGCTAGATGCGCGCGAGCTCGTCCAGCACGCCGACGGCGGCGGCGATGTCGTCGGTGAGCGGCCGGTCCTCGAGGCTCTCCTCCAGCACCGCCGACGCCGTTTCGAACGCATCCCGCACCGGCAGCTCCACCAGGTCGGCCTCCCGCATGCGCAGCGCGCGGACCGCCGCCACCAGCTCGCACGCCAGCACCTGCTGGTAGGCCGAGCACGCCGCGGTCGCCGCGCGGGCCGCCTGGGTCGAGAAGCTCGCGTGGTCCTCGATGCCGCGCGACACCACCGCCGTGCCTAGCGTCGCCGGCAGGGCCGCCTGACGCAGCTCCGTCAGCGCGTCGTGCGCCACGTACTCCAGGATCATCACGCCCGAGCTGCCCGGCGGCCCCGCCGCCAGGAACGGCCGCAGGCCGGTGAACTCCGGCTCCACCAGGTCGCCCAGCCGGGCCACCGACAGCTCCGCCACCTGGTGCACGGTCGCCCTCGCCTGGTCCAGCGCCGTCGACACGTAGGCCGTGTGGAAGTGCGCGTGGTGGTAGGCGTCGTTGTGGACCGTCGAGATCATCGGGTTCTCCGTGCTCGCGTTGATCTCGACGGCGAGGACGTCCCGCAGGTAGTGGATCGCGTCCAGGGCCGGGCCCTGGACCTGCGGGAACGCGCGCAGCCCGAACGGGTCCTGGATCCGCCGCCCCGGCTTCGGCGTCTGGTGCATGCCGAGCAGCCGCCGCATCTCGGCCGCGCAGGCGACCTGCCCCGCGTGCGGACGCGCTTCGTGCACCGGCGTCGCGTACGCCTCGGGGTTGCCGTCGAGCGCGACGTACGTCAGTGCCGCGACGGCGTGGCTCGCGCGGGTCAGCGTGTGCAGCCGCATCGCCGCGAGGGTCGCTTCGGCGAGCGTCGCGGCGTTGCTGCTCATGAACGCCAGCGCGTCGCCCGCTCGCACGGGTACCGGCGGCACGTGCCCGGTGACCCACGGCCGTTCGCCGGTGAGCGCCAGCGCCGCCTCGGCGAGCGGCGCCAGGTCGCCGGTGCCGATCGCGCCGAGCCGGTGCACCAGCGGCAGCGCGCCGGTGCGCACCGCTTCGGCCAGCGCGCCGATCAGCTCGGGGCTGATCCCGGACCGGCCGGAGAGCAGCTGGTTGAGCCGGATCAGCAGCATCGCCCGCACCTGGCCGGGCGGCATCTCGTCGCCGCTGCCGCCCGCGTGGCTGCGCAGCAGCCGCAGGCCGTGCTCGACCGAGCTTTCGACGGTGTCGTCCTTGTTGGCCCCGACGCCGGTGGTCCGGCCGTAGACCACCCGGCGCGTGCTCAGTTCTTCGGCCAGCTTCCACGCGTGCTCGGCCACCCGCAACGCGGCGATCGAGACGTCGATGCCCAGCGGGCCCTCGGTGCGCGCCGCGGTCACCACGTCAGCGCACCGCAGGGTCCGGCCGTCCACCCGGATCAAGGGCAACCCTCCTTCGGTTGCCCTCACTATGCGGCTAAGGCGACGGCGGCTGCCAGGGCGGTACCGGCCAGTCCCACTGCGGGACGGGCTCGTGGAGGTTCGGCTCGGCGCCGGGCGCGGAGAAGATGACGGCGAGCCGGCTGCCCCACTCCAGGTAGCCGGCGAAGGCGGCGCGGAACTCGGGATCGCCGGGCAAGCCGGCCTCGTCGGCGGCGTCGAGCAGCAGGTTCACCCACCGGCGCCGCTGCTCCTCGGTGATGCCGCGCCCCAGGTGGCGCCCGATCATGTGGGCGTGCCCGCCGCGGCTCGCCGAGTACTCGGGCGGCCCGCCG is from Amycolatopsis mediterranei and encodes:
- a CDS encoding aromatic amino acid ammonia-lyase; the protein is MIRVDGRTLRCADVVTAARTEGPLGIDVSIAALRVAEHAWKLAEELSTRRVVYGRTTGVGANKDDTVESSVEHGLRLLRSHAGGSGDEMPPGQVRAMLLIRLNQLLSGRSGISPELIGALAEAVRTGALPLVHRLGAIGTGDLAPLAEAALALTGERPWVTGHVPPVPVRAGDALAFMSSNAATLAEATLAAMRLHTLTRASHAVAALTYVALDGNPEAYATPVHEARPHAGQVACAAEMRRLLGMHQTPKPGRRIQDPFGLRAFPQVQGPALDAIHYLRDVLAVEINASTENPMISTVHNDAYHHAHFHTAYVSTALDQARATVHQVAELSVARLGDLVEPEFTGLRPFLAAGPPGSSGVMILEYVAHDALTELRQAALPATLGTAVVSRGIEDHASFSTQAARAATAACSAYQQVLACELVAAVRALRMREADLVELPVRDAFETASAVLEESLEDRPLTDDIAAAVGVLDELARI
- a CDS encoding group II truncated hemoglobin codes for the protein MIVPETPPPPTLYEWAGGHEALVKLLTIFYGHVLEDPLLEPVFRGMDPEHPKHVAGWLGEVFGGPPEYSASRGGHAHMIGRHLGRGITEEQRRRWVNLLLDAADEAGLPGDPEFRAAFAGYLEWGSRLAVIFSAPGAEPNLHEPVPQWDWPVPPWQPPSP